A window from candidate division WOR-3 bacterium encodes these proteins:
- a CDS encoding ferredoxin translates to MMKVSIDRELCSGCELCVSSCPDVFEMDGDVARVKSEIVPPGAEECVAQAAEDCPTGAIKVEE, encoded by the coding sequence ATGATGAAAGTATCAATTGACCGAGAACTTTGTAGCGGCTGTGAATTGTGTGTATCAAGTTGTCCAGATGTTTTCGAAATGGATGGCGATGTTGCCCGAGTTAAAAGTGAAATCGTGCCGCCAGGGGCTGAAGAGTGTGTTGCTCAAGCAGCCGAGGATTGTCCAACCGGGGCTATAAAAGTCGAAGAATAA